In the Polyangiaceae bacterium genome, one interval contains:
- a CDS encoding M23 family metallopeptidase: MRDQISRVGGMRWAFAFTALAVTSCGNAPSTDHAAPDEVIEDTQEPLCSPALTRYPVAGPHNGGYDKNALNYTCHPHPSSSPDGSDFLAGDHYGNDVFAAKGTPLVAPVSGTVVTAGTNTAGGNVVKIRDACNWDYYHAHLDYIEPGIKVGMKINAGTKIGVVGNSGNAQFTSAHLHFSVFPAGNYNAGIDPFPLLQKVDATACGGCKRHCEGTVIVDESCNKGDCAAYGSSCIDDAKGVRCVVFYCADQPATAHGICLLDGNKGQCDALGKHTDLGPCPAGTSCKAGACVAPGGSGGSGSGSGGKTGSGGSSTGGKTGSGGSASGSGGSGSGGSAGLGASGGEGGVAGSGWSNGGAEIVLGGRTGADPRDEDGADGDVEGEVGCGVASAHGNAVGSWILLLGLLLWRRRRQAGAKE; encoded by the coding sequence ATGCGGGATCAGATCTCTCGAGTTGGTGGAATGCGCTGGGCCTTTGCGTTCACGGCGCTGGCAGTCACGAGCTGCGGCAACGCACCCAGCACGGATCACGCCGCTCCCGACGAGGTCATCGAAGACACCCAGGAGCCGCTCTGCAGCCCGGCGCTCACCCGCTATCCGGTCGCGGGCCCGCACAACGGTGGCTACGACAAGAACGCGCTCAACTATACGTGCCACCCGCATCCGTCGAGTTCGCCGGACGGAAGTGACTTCCTGGCTGGCGATCACTACGGCAACGACGTGTTCGCCGCGAAGGGCACGCCTCTGGTGGCACCGGTGAGCGGCACCGTCGTAACCGCAGGGACCAACACGGCCGGTGGCAACGTCGTGAAGATCCGCGATGCCTGCAACTGGGACTACTACCACGCACACTTGGACTACATCGAGCCGGGCATCAAGGTCGGCATGAAGATCAACGCGGGCACCAAGATCGGTGTGGTGGGCAACAGCGGGAATGCTCAGTTCACCTCGGCGCATCTGCACTTCTCCGTCTTCCCGGCGGGCAACTACAACGCGGGAATCGATCCTTTTCCGCTGCTGCAGAAGGTGGACGCAACTGCTTGCGGCGGCTGCAAGCGCCACTGCGAAGGCACGGTCATCGTCGACGAAAGCTGCAACAAGGGGGATTGCGCGGCCTACGGCTCGAGCTGCATCGACGATGCGAAGGGCGTGCGCTGCGTCGTGTTCTATTGCGCCGACCAGCCCGCCACCGCCCACGGCATCTGCCTCTTGGATGGGAACAAGGGCCAGTGCGATGCTCTGGGCAAACACACGGATCTGGGGCCCTGCCCCGCCGGAACCAGCTGCAAAGCTGGCGCCTGCGTCGCTCCGGGAGGCAGCGGCGGAAGCGGCAGCGGCAGCGGCGGCAAGACCGGCAGTGGCGGCTCGTCGACCGGTGGCAAGACCGGCAGCGGCGGTTCCGCGAGCGGTAGTGGCGGCTCTGGTAGCGGGGGTTCAGCAGGTTTGGGGGCGTCGGGCGGCGAGGGGGGCGTCGCAGGCTCGGGCTGGAGCAATGGTGGCGCGGAGATCGTCCTTGGGGGCCGCACAGGTGCAGATCCGCGTGACGAAGATGGTGCCGACGGAGATGTGGAGGGCGAGGTCGGCTGCGGAGTAGCGAGCGCTCACGGCAACGCCGTGGGGTCTTGGATTCTCTTGCTTGGACTTTTGCTGTGGCGTCGCCGGCGCCAGGCGGGAGCGAAAGAGTAA
- a CDS encoding serine/threonine-protein kinase has translation MATSKYRILGHLASGGEAHVYLGVNDSTGERVVVKRNRPGRLANHALDALGARLSQHENFAGVLAKGADGEGSYVVQEHVDGITLHDLLRAARAATEDVPIRVAMAIAHGMAAGLDQLHGAGWVHCDVAPSNAMIAKTGRVVLLDLSSAQCVGAPSHAWAHDSFLAPERDGGTRATPAADIYSLGVVLYFLLTGSSDSVSGVYDPFDVRDDVPADLCDLVLRCTADEPSTRPKARAVCSTLERLGIPSRRFVARYVGSFFGATPRRTEPKQDRGPRVRGAVLGAALATLRARHGDEECEAVLAAAGSATQRALRGHVSPLDWYPARWLVGLTRAAESRFGSGAVAWLGRGIAQSTLGPRGLFEVFVGAGLQHGPHRFLSASASIFQLYCDGGQWQVDEALPGFARCRLRGAAQLPAELRATFLAFLEQGLLMCGGSEPHMSANEDGADLLVSILWNQEVAA, from the coding sequence ATGGCAACTAGCAAGTATCGCATCCTTGGACATCTGGCTTCGGGTGGTGAGGCTCACGTCTACCTGGGCGTGAACGACTCTACGGGTGAGCGGGTAGTGGTGAAGCGCAACCGACCCGGGCGGCTTGCCAACCACGCCCTCGACGCCCTCGGCGCTCGCCTTTCGCAGCACGAGAACTTCGCGGGCGTGCTGGCCAAAGGCGCGGACGGTGAGGGCTCCTACGTGGTGCAGGAGCACGTCGATGGCATCACCCTGCATGACTTGCTTCGCGCGGCTCGTGCCGCGACGGAAGATGTTCCCATTCGCGTGGCAATGGCGATCGCGCACGGCATGGCCGCAGGCCTGGACCAACTGCACGGCGCGGGCTGGGTGCACTGCGACGTCGCACCCAGCAACGCCATGATTGCGAAGACGGGCCGCGTCGTACTGTTGGACTTGAGTTCGGCGCAGTGCGTCGGTGCTCCCTCGCACGCCTGGGCGCACGATTCGTTCCTTGCTCCGGAGCGCGACGGCGGAACCAGAGCGACGCCGGCGGCTGACATCTACTCCTTGGGCGTCGTGCTCTACTTTTTGCTGACCGGAAGCAGCGATTCTGTCAGTGGTGTGTACGACCCCTTCGACGTGCGCGACGACGTTCCCGCGGACCTTTGCGATCTGGTGTTGCGCTGCACTGCGGACGAGCCCAGCACCAGGCCGAAAGCGCGTGCAGTCTGCTCGACCCTGGAGCGGCTGGGAATCCCGAGCCGGCGCTTCGTAGCGCGCTACGTTGGCTCCTTCTTCGGCGCGACTCCGCGCAGAACGGAGCCGAAGCAGGACCGCGGACCGCGCGTACGCGGTGCCGTGCTCGGCGCAGCGCTGGCAACCCTGCGCGCACGCCACGGGGACGAGGAGTGTGAAGCGGTGTTGGCAGCAGCGGGAAGCGCAACGCAACGCGCTCTCCGCGGTCACGTGTCGCCGCTGGACTGGTATCCGGCGCGCTGGCTCGTCGGTCTCACGCGCGCAGCCGAGTCTCGTTTCGGATCCGGGGCGGTGGCTTGGCTCGGCCGAGGCATTGCGCAAAGTACGCTAGGGCCGCGCGGACTCTTCGAAGTGTTCGTGGGTGCGGGTCTGCAACACGGCCCTCACCGTTTCCTGAGCGCGAGTGCCAGCATCTTCCAGCTCTACTGCGACGGCGGGCAGTGGCAGGTGGATGAAGCGCTACCTGGCTTCGCACGTTGTCGTCTGCGAGGAGCCGCGCAGCTTCCGGCCGAGTTGCGTGCGACGTTCCTCGCGTTCTTGGAGCAAGGCTTGCTGATGTGCGGGGGCAGTGAGCCCCACATGAGCGCAAATGAAGATGGCGCTGATCTGCTGGTCAGCATCCTTTGGAATCAAGAGGTGGCAGCATGA
- a CDS encoding MXAN_6577-like cysteine-rich protein translates to MPQVQLARVFALLGLLLMACATAPDDDRGQHSSLSPANCLTNETVCGEVCANLTNNSVHCGACGNSCALGESCTNGTCNNTCWPGEATCSGDCVNLQSDAEHCGGCGVQCASGQVCSLGKCADACDEELTACGPDCVRLSTDPANCGSCGFICAIGESCHDGACEPTCGDGLTRCGESCIDLQTHPEHCGACGTNCTLEGLACVAGKCDIELIDAGSGGNASDGGGGAGSGGTGAAGTGGAGSGGTGGAGTGGTASGGTGGAGSGGTGGAGTGGTASGGTGGAGTGGTGSTGSGGTGGNPLSCTRTNLALSATATASSYSTNYPAAFVNDGIKNTSLNAWANAYNAALPQWVELTWPTNQSVGRVDIHMTATANMKAFRVEVWNGANYDVVADVTNNLASIVKVTFPRRSTSRVRVVALQPSGLAGPQVFVREIEVFANHAATATPSAQSTFSGYSVAAAKDGDRDVALGGDTSWANDKNVSMPQWYLLDFGGCRAFDRIEIFTTEKLELRDFDVQVFDGVEWKTKASITQNTATSRTIDIGLVSASQLRILAKSGPTVQPGYARLNEVEVY, encoded by the coding sequence ATGCCCCAAGTTCAACTCGCCCGCGTCTTCGCCCTGCTTGGCCTTCTGCTCATGGCCTGCGCTACCGCCCCGGACGACGACCGTGGCCAACACAGCTCGCTGTCCCCGGCGAACTGTCTCACCAATGAAACCGTTTGCGGCGAGGTCTGCGCCAATCTGACCAACAATTCGGTGCACTGCGGCGCCTGCGGCAACTCCTGCGCGCTCGGCGAGAGCTGCACCAACGGTACATGTAACAACACCTGCTGGCCCGGGGAAGCTACGTGCAGCGGCGACTGTGTGAACCTGCAGTCGGACGCGGAACACTGTGGAGGCTGCGGAGTGCAATGCGCAAGCGGTCAGGTCTGCTCCCTGGGCAAGTGCGCGGATGCTTGCGACGAAGAACTCACCGCGTGTGGCCCCGACTGCGTGCGCCTGAGCACAGATCCCGCGAACTGCGGAAGCTGCGGCTTCATTTGCGCAATCGGTGAGTCATGCCACGACGGCGCGTGCGAGCCCACCTGTGGTGACGGATTGACTCGCTGCGGCGAGAGCTGCATCGACCTTCAAACGCATCCGGAGCACTGCGGCGCTTGTGGAACGAACTGCACACTGGAAGGGCTCGCCTGCGTTGCCGGCAAGTGCGACATCGAACTCATTGACGCGGGAAGCGGCGGCAATGCGTCGGACGGTGGGGGTGGCGCCGGCAGTGGCGGAACTGGCGCCGCAGGCACGGGCGGCGCGGGTAGTGGCGGCACGGGCGGCGCTGGCACGGGCGGCACCGCAAGTGGCGGCACGGGCGGCGCGGGTAGTGGCGGCACGGGCGGCGCTGGCACGGGCGGCACCGCAAGTGGCGGCACGGGCGGCGCAGGAACTGGTGGGACTGGTAGCACGGGAAGCGGTGGCACCGGCGGTAATCCATTGAGCTGCACGCGGACGAATCTCGCTCTGAGCGCCACAGCAACGGCATCGAGCTACTCCACGAACTACCCAGCAGCCTTCGTGAACGATGGCATCAAGAACACCAGTCTCAACGCTTGGGCCAATGCCTACAACGCGGCGCTGCCTCAGTGGGTCGAGCTGACTTGGCCCACCAACCAGAGCGTAGGGCGAGTGGACATCCATATGACAGCGACCGCGAACATGAAGGCCTTTCGAGTCGAGGTGTGGAACGGCGCGAACTACGACGTCGTGGCCGACGTGACGAACAACCTGGCGAGCATCGTCAAAGTGACCTTCCCTCGGCGCTCGACGTCCCGCGTGCGCGTCGTCGCACTGCAGCCCTCCGGGCTCGCAGGACCGCAGGTCTTCGTACGAGAGATCGAGGTATTCGCCAATCATGCCGCGACAGCGACGCCCTCAGCGCAAAGCACATTCTCGGGCTACTCCGTCGCTGCGGCGAAGGACGGAGATCGCGACGTGGCCTTGGGTGGCGACACGAGCTGGGCGAACGACAAGAACGTGTCCATGCCGCAATGGTATCTGCTGGACTTCGGGGGGTGTCGCGCCTTCGATAGGATCGAGATCTTCACCACCGAGAAGCTGGAGCTTCGCGACTTCGACGTTCAAGTCTTCGACGGTGTCGAGTGGAAGACGAAAGCCAGCATCACGCAGAACACCGCAACGTCGCGTACCATCGACATTGGCCTGGTTTCTGCCAGTCAGCTTCGCATCTTGGCGAAAAGCGGCCCCACCGTCCAGCCGGGCTACGCTCGCCTCAACGAAGTCGAGGTGTACTGA
- a CDS encoding sigma-70 family RNA polymerase sigma factor, whose amino-acid sequence MRACELAQRSGSATRQRSGSATGRGGSATGRGGSAIWSTAAARGKLGPVDDYELLDAWRAGNAKAGNELFDRHFDTLYGFLRNKTSGDAADLVQSAFLACVESRDSFRGDSSFRTFLFAVARKQLYKHYRDRKPGADFGVTSLADLGPSPSRLIDRRGGDRLLLEALRSIPLELQLALELHYWEQLPGPEIARVLDIPEGTVRSRLRRAKEALEVKLKQLSGSPRELEASLANLEKWAAGVREDAGLAADDET is encoded by the coding sequence ATGCGAGCCTGCGAGCTGGCCCAACGCAGCGGCTCGGCGACTCGCCAACGCAGCGGCTCGGCGACTGGACGCGGCGGCTCGGCGACTGGACGCGGCGGCTCGGCGATCTGGTCCACGGCAGCGGCTCGTGGAAAACTGGGGCCCGTGGACGACTACGAGTTGCTCGACGCTTGGCGAGCAGGGAACGCGAAGGCGGGCAACGAGCTGTTCGACCGTCACTTCGATACGCTCTACGGGTTTCTGCGCAACAAGACCTCGGGGGATGCTGCGGACCTGGTGCAGTCGGCGTTTCTCGCCTGCGTGGAAAGCCGTGACTCTTTTCGCGGCGACTCGAGCTTTCGCACCTTTCTGTTCGCCGTCGCGCGCAAGCAGCTCTACAAGCACTACCGCGATCGCAAACCGGGCGCGGACTTTGGCGTCACGTCGCTCGCGGATCTGGGCCCCTCCCCCAGCCGTTTGATCGATCGCCGCGGGGGAGATCGCTTGTTGCTCGAGGCGCTGCGCAGCATTCCCTTGGAGCTGCAGCTAGCGTTGGAGCTGCACTACTGGGAGCAACTTCCGGGTCCAGAGATCGCACGGGTCCTCGATATTCCCGAAGGGACGGTGCGCAGCCGCTTGCGCCGCGCCAAAGAAGCATTGGAAGTGAAGCTGAAGCAGCTTTCCGGATCGCCACGGGAGCTCGAGGCCTCGTTGGCCAATTTGGAAAAGTGGGCTGCCGGCGTCCGGGAGGACGCTGGACTCGCTGCGGATGACGAGACTTGA
- a CDS encoding protein kinase, which yields MSDPHGPVADAQTEPAGAEVADVEAARVRARVRQGLFGGEPQPVRVAHFDILGRLGEGAMGVVYEAMDTELQRVVALKLLHPETALGPEAGTAALLEEARSMARVRHPNVLVVHEVGVHGTQVYVAMERATGTLRDWLKRERPPTPRVIQVLLAAGRGLAAVHRAGLVHRDFKLDNVLMDDDGTPRVSDFGLALRTEVREFAARAGTPAYMAPEQLRGETADARSDQFAFAVAACEALSGKRPFDGENLEALLDAILTRTSPDALGSDIPPQVAAVLHTALEPEPSARHASMDVLVTRLEDRAAGDRAPEGRAPGSHAFKDRRPYAAMGIGVAVVALVLGAVLATRQTPGDARLPSPSASTLRSAPTPSASASPSAPPRSASASSSEPSTAAPAPVRDVTRTCTSEFRASSEKPTHPVAHAFDGIPATAWTEAAAGDGAGQWIEAELQPGTFVEAVEVRGGWAMTTASGLDLWRHNSTFRRMRVSWDGGEAEVAFDHERDRGKSKRVQVGAMTRSVRITALEVDRGRFLDLCLDEVKLIGHCASP from the coding sequence ATGTCCGACCCTCACGGCCCCGTGGCCGACGCCCAAACCGAGCCCGCCGGCGCAGAGGTCGCCGACGTGGAGGCCGCTCGCGTTCGCGCGCGCGTGCGGCAGGGTCTGTTCGGCGGCGAGCCCCAGCCGGTGCGAGTCGCTCACTTCGACATCCTGGGGCGCCTGGGCGAAGGCGCGATGGGCGTCGTCTACGAAGCGATGGATACCGAGCTGCAGCGCGTGGTGGCGCTCAAGCTGCTGCATCCAGAGACGGCGTTGGGGCCGGAGGCAGGCACGGCTGCTCTACTCGAAGAAGCCCGTAGCATGGCTCGAGTTCGCCACCCGAACGTCTTGGTGGTGCACGAGGTGGGTGTGCACGGAACTCAGGTCTACGTCGCGATGGAACGCGCAACGGGTACGCTGCGTGATTGGCTGAAGCGCGAACGGCCTCCTACTCCCCGAGTCATCCAGGTGCTCTTGGCAGCGGGTCGCGGCCTCGCTGCAGTGCACCGCGCTGGCCTGGTGCACCGCGACTTCAAGCTCGACAACGTCTTGATGGACGATGATGGAACTCCGCGCGTGAGCGACTTCGGCCTGGCGCTGCGCACGGAGGTGAGGGAGTTCGCTGCGCGCGCCGGCACTCCGGCCTACATGGCGCCCGAGCAACTCCGCGGCGAGACCGCGGACGCACGCAGTGATCAGTTTGCCTTTGCCGTTGCAGCTTGCGAAGCGCTCAGCGGCAAGCGCCCCTTCGACGGAGAGAATCTGGAAGCGCTTCTGGACGCCATCCTGACGCGCACCTCCCCGGACGCTCTCGGCTCCGACATTCCGCCACAAGTTGCGGCGGTGCTCCACACCGCGCTCGAACCGGAGCCGAGTGCCCGTCACGCCTCGATGGATGTGCTCGTGACTCGCCTCGAGGACCGTGCGGCCGGAGATCGCGCGCCCGAGGGTCGGGCGCCCGGGAGTCATGCTTTCAAGGATCGCAGGCCCTACGCCGCGATGGGTATCGGCGTCGCGGTGGTCGCGCTCGTGCTTGGAGCCGTGCTGGCCACGCGACAGACGCCTGGCGACGCGCGTCTCCCATCACCTTCGGCATCGACGTTGCGTTCTGCGCCAACACCCTCGGCATCGGCATCTCCTTCTGCGCCGCCGCGCTCGGCATCGGCATCGTCTTCCGAGCCGTCGACGGCCGCGCCCGCCCCAGTGCGCGACGTCACCCGCACCTGCACATCGGAGTTTCGCGCGTCATCCGAGAAGCCCACGCATCCCGTGGCGCACGCCTTCGACGGCATTCCCGCCACGGCCTGGACGGAGGCGGCAGCGGGGGACGGCGCGGGGCAGTGGATCGAGGCGGAGCTTCAGCCGGGTACCTTCGTCGAAGCCGTCGAGGTGCGCGGAGGTTGGGCGATGACGACTGCATCGGGACTCGACCTGTGGCGGCACAACTCCACATTTCGTCGTATGCGCGTGTCCTGGGATGGCGGCGAGGCCGAGGTCGCCTTCGATCACGAGCGGGATCGCGGAAAGAGCAAGCGCGTCCAAGTGGGCGCGATGACGCGCTCGGTGCGCATCACGGCGCTGGAAGTCGATCGCGGACGCTTTCTCGATCTGTGCCTGGACGAGGTGAAGCTCATCGGTCACTGCGCGTCGCCGTGA